Proteins encoded in a region of the Bacteroidota bacterium genome:
- a CDS encoding sodium-dependent bicarbonate transport family permease, giving the protein MLDVLLTNLLSPIVLAFALGILASLARSDLEIPAPLYQALSIYLLLAIGLKGGAALRATPLDEVVGPMLLTFALGVITPITSYNVLRKLGKMDRVNAAALAAHFGSVSAVTFIAAQAFGTMTGFESEGYMPALVAILEIPAIVVALMIANVRGAMGEEATWQSALHEVLTGRSIVLLGGGLAMGLLTGPEGLEPVAPFFVAGFKGALVLFLLELGLVTARRLRDLKQAGWFLVAFSIVMPIIHGVGTVWLAGFVGMSIGGAAVLGAMVSSASYIAAPAAVRIALPQASPTIYLTAALGITFPFNLALGIPLYFAAAEYFLG; this is encoded by the coding sequence ATGCTCGACGTCCTCCTGACGAACCTCCTCTCGCCCATCGTTCTCGCATTCGCGCTGGGTATCCTCGCCTCGCTAGCACGGAGCGACCTGGAGATTCCGGCGCCGCTCTACCAGGCGCTCTCGATCTACCTCCTGCTTGCCATCGGCCTCAAGGGGGGCGCGGCGCTCCGGGCGACGCCCCTCGACGAGGTCGTCGGCCCGATGCTGCTGACGTTTGCGCTAGGGGTGATCACGCCAATCACGTCCTACAACGTGCTGCGCAAGCTCGGCAAGATGGACCGGGTGAACGCGGCGGCGCTCGCGGCGCACTTCGGCTCGGTATCGGCCGTGACGTTCATCGCCGCGCAGGCGTTCGGGACGATGACGGGCTTCGAGTCGGAGGGCTACATGCCCGCACTCGTCGCGATCCTGGAGATTCCGGCCATCGTCGTGGCGCTGATGATCGCCAACGTGCGCGGCGCGATGGGCGAGGAAGCCACGTGGCAGTCGGCGCTGCACGAGGTGCTCACCGGGCGCAGCATCGTGCTCCTGGGCGGCGGCCTCGCGATGGGGCTGCTCACCGGGCCGGAGGGCCTAGAGCCCGTGGCCCCGTTCTTCGTCGCTGGCTTCAAGGGGGCGCTCGTGCTCTTCCTGCTCGAACTCGGCCTCGTGACGGCGCGGCGGCTGCGCGACCTCAAGCAGGCCGGGTGGTTCCTCGTCGCCTTCAGCATCGTCATGCCGATCATCCACGGCGTGGGGACCGTGTGGCTGGCGGGCTTCGTCGGGATGAGCATCGGGGGCGCGGCCGTCCTCGGCGCGATGGTGTCGAGCGCGTCGTACATCGCCGCCCCGGCGGCCGTCCGCATCGCGCTCCCGCAGGCCAGCCCAACGATCTACCTCACGGCGGCCCTCGGCATCACCTTCCCGTTCAACCTCGCGCTCGGCATTCCGCTCTACTTCGCCGCCGCTGAGTACTTCCTCGGGTGA
- a CDS encoding M48 family metalloprotease: protein MPARLVGFGCILALMFSLGCRGSERLTEPTEIAVPPGLTESEAKLWRMSGHETQAIQRTGLLYQDPEVTAYVQALGERMVPAQPGPATYEFHVLLDPEANAFAFPDGTIYVHLGLLSLLESEAQLAHVLAHEVVHVEARHSVKQYDNQQSVVGTTQVLSLAAAIGFGSMGTAAAGLFNVASQLSLGLTASIAVSGYSREAEREADVRAIGRIAAEGYDPCASAETFTLLLREYDDPDAVASFVYASHPRLKERQAYSTEEAEARGTACALPDDSTATAVPDTAYARLMRGVRADQVELWIRSEQYDRAIDQADRLLDLDDANAPLWYWRAEAIRQPYGDAAPSDSVTTELEEHYRYALDLDPSLAIAHRSLGALYEARGDTDAAADAYEQYLATASRPRDRRFIQHRIDTLRPTAPADATTSPGEAEPSSSGDEQD, encoded by the coding sequence ATGCCTGCGCGCCTTGTCGGCTTCGGCTGCATCCTTGCCCTTATGTTCTCCCTCGGCTGCAGGGGCTCTGAGCGCCTCACCGAACCCACGGAGATCGCCGTCCCGCCCGGCCTGACCGAGTCCGAGGCCAAGCTCTGGCGCATGAGCGGCCACGAGACGCAGGCTATCCAGCGCACCGGCTTGCTCTACCAAGACCCCGAGGTCACGGCCTACGTGCAGGCCCTCGGCGAGCGGATGGTCCCGGCCCAGCCCGGTCCGGCCACGTACGAGTTTCACGTGCTGCTCGACCCGGAGGCCAACGCCTTCGCCTTCCCGGACGGGACGATCTACGTGCATCTCGGGCTCCTGTCGCTGCTGGAGAGCGAAGCGCAACTTGCGCACGTCCTTGCCCACGAGGTTGTCCACGTGGAAGCACGGCACTCCGTCAAGCAGTACGACAACCAGCAGAGTGTTGTCGGGACCACGCAGGTGCTCAGCCTGGCCGCGGCCATCGGATTCGGCTCCATGGGCACTGCAGCGGCGGGGCTGTTCAACGTGGCCTCGCAGTTGAGTCTTGGACTGACCGCCAGCATCGCCGTGAGTGGGTACAGCCGCGAGGCTGAGCGCGAGGCTGACGTACGCGCCATTGGTCGCATCGCTGCGGAGGGGTACGATCCGTGTGCCAGCGCCGAGACGTTTACGCTGCTCCTGCGCGAGTACGACGACCCGGACGCCGTGGCTTCCTTTGTCTACGCGAGCCACCCCCGCCTCAAGGAACGCCAAGCCTACAGCACCGAGGAAGCGGAGGCTCGTGGCACGGCCTGCGCTCTTCCCGACGACTCGACGGCGACGGCCGTCCCTGACACCGCCTATGCCCGCCTCATGCGCGGCGTGCGCGCCGACCAGGTCGAGCTGTGGATCCGCTCGGAGCAGTACGACCGCGCCATCGACCAGGCCGACCGCCTCCTCGACCTCGACGACGCCAACGCGCCGCTCTGGTACTGGCGCGCCGAGGCCATCCGCCAGCCCTACGGCGACGCTGCCCCTAGCGACTCCGTGACGACCGAGCTAGAGGAGCACTACCGCTACGCGCTCGACCTCGACCCCTCGCTGGCGATCGCGCACCGGAGCCTGGGGGCGCTCTACGAGGCGCGCGGCGACACCGACGCCGCGGCCGACGCCTACGAGCAGTACCTCGCCACGGCCTCGCGGCCCCGCGACCGCCGCTTCATCCAGCACCGCATCGACACGCTACGCCCCACTGCGCCTGCAGACGCAACGACATCGCCCGGCGAAGCGGAGCCCTCGTCTTCAGGCGACGAACAAGACTGA
- a CDS encoding TonB-dependent receptor yields the protein MPLARLALLVALLGAPAALAQPTLQATLPDSVVVTATRGPVSAQQTGRVVQVVTAAEIAALPVRSVDELVRFVGGVETQTRGGFGAQSDFTLRGATFGGTLLLIDGVRFNDPMTGHFLSDLPLPLAEIARVEVLRGPAAAVYGPDALGGVIHLLTHTGLGDRADAQAASGSFSDDATRFLELGARTATERTTFSLAVDDARTDGDAVLAADGTAIVGSDGPVRTDLDRRAASAAMHLDLSEATTLYARLGGDRRDFGATQFYTPFASDTAREATSTTWAHVRLRSTGRTTWTAHLAGRLHGDTYTFFPSLAPNEHDTYRGLASVYAARDLTPALRLTAGANADLRGIESNNQGDHRDGAAGVFAQALWLAAPSVTLTAAARLDYDAGFGWEPTPSLSAAWTPTSLVTVRGAVARAVRAPSYVERYFNTLSPRPDGNLGNPDLRAERAWNAEAGVDLAPLPGLALRATGFWRRTDDLIDFAKLTPDATFFLAQNVLAVTTLGLDLDAEVRRPLRSDLGAGFVTGAVGYTLIDAALDGEVAGATYKYALTNARHHVRGQVAVRLGGASLGVQALWKERPDGETYAVAHLKGGYDWRLPLAAEGLRLGVFAELHNVFDERYAEVFGAPMPRRRLLGGLRLGLGM from the coding sequence ATGCCCCTCGCGCGCCTCGCTCTTCTAGTTGCCTTACTCGGAGCGCCTGCCGCGCTCGCACAACCCACCCTGCAGGCGACGCTGCCTGACTCCGTCGTGGTGACTGCCACGCGTGGGCCGGTCTCGGCTCAGCAAACGGGCCGCGTCGTGCAGGTGGTGACCGCAGCCGAGATCGCAGCGCTGCCGGTGCGCTCGGTGGACGAACTGGTGCGCTTCGTGGGCGGCGTGGAGACGCAGACGCGCGGCGGCTTCGGCGCCCAGAGCGACTTCACGCTGCGCGGAGCCACGTTCGGCGGCACGCTGCTCTTGATTGATGGGGTCCGCTTCAACGACCCGATGACCGGGCACTTCCTGAGCGACCTCCCGCTGCCGCTCGCCGAGATCGCCCGCGTGGAGGTGCTGCGGGGCCCAGCCGCGGCCGTCTACGGCCCTGACGCGCTCGGCGGCGTGATCCACCTGCTCACGCACACCGGCCTCGGCGACCGCGCCGACGCGCAGGCCGCCTCCGGCTCGTTCAGCGACGACGCCACGCGCTTCCTCGAACTCGGCGCGCGCACCGCGACGGAGCGGACCACCTTCAGCCTCGCCGTGGACGACGCCCGCACCGACGGCGATGCCGTGCTCGCCGCGGACGGCACCGCGATCGTGGGGTCGGACGGGCCCGTGCGCACCGACCTCGACCGCCGCGCCGCCTCAGCCGCGATGCACCTCGATCTCAGCGAGGCGACCACGCTCTACGCCCGCCTCGGCGGCGACCGCCGCGACTTCGGGGCCACCCAGTTCTACACGCCCTTCGCCAGCGACACCGCCCGCGAGGCGACGAGCACAACCTGGGCGCACGTCCGCCTCCGTAGCACCGGCCGCACGACCTGGACCGCGCATCTCGCCGGTCGGCTGCACGGCGACACCTACACCTTCTTTCCCAGCCTCGCGCCGAACGAGCACGACACGTATCGCGGCCTCGCCTCGGTCTACGCGGCGCGCGACCTCACGCCAGCGCTCCGCCTCACAGCGGGTGCGAACGCCGACCTGCGGGGCATCGAGAGCAACAACCAGGGCGACCACCGGGATGGCGCGGCGGGCGTCTTCGCGCAGGCGCTCTGGCTCGCGGCTCCGAGCGTCACGCTCACTGCCGCCGCGCGCCTCGACTACGACGCAGGCTTCGGGTGGGAGCCGACGCCGTCGCTGAGCGCGGCCTGGACGCCGACCTCGCTCGTGACCGTGCGTGGGGCTGTGGCCCGTGCCGTCCGCGCGCCGAGCTACGTCGAGCGCTACTTCAACACGCTCAGCCCGCGGCCCGACGGCAACCTCGGCAATCCCGACCTGCGCGCCGAGCGCGCCTGGAACGCCGAGGCCGGCGTCGACCTTGCGCCGTTGCCCGGCCTGGCGCTCCGCGCGACCGGCTTCTGGCGCCGCACCGACGACCTCATCGACTTCGCCAAGCTCACGCCGGACGCCACGTTCTTCCTCGCGCAGAACGTACTCGCCGTCACCACGCTCGGCCTCGACCTAGACGCTGAGGTGCGCCGTCCGCTACGCTCCGACCTCGGTGCAGGCTTCGTAACCGGAGCCGTCGGCTATACCCTCATCGACGCAGCGCTCGACGGCGAGGTGGCAGGCGCGACGTATAAGTATGCACTCACGAACGCGCGGCACCACGTGCGCGGCCAGGTCGCGGTGCGGCTCGGCGGGGCGTCGCTCGGCGTGCAGGCGCTCTGGAAGGAGCGGCCCGACGGGGAGACGTATGCGGTGGCGCACCTGAAGGGCGGCTACGACTGGCGGCTCCCGCTCGCGGCGGAGGGCCTGCGTCTCGGCGTCTTCGCGGAACTGCACAACGTGTTCGACGAGCGCTACGCCGAGGTCTTCGGCGCGCCGATGCCTCGCCGACGTCTGCTCGGCGGCCTGCGCCTCGGGCTTGGAATGTGA
- a CDS encoding biotin--[acetyl-CoA-carboxylase] ligase, with protein sequence MVLDRLGDHLRTRRLGHVAQGFATLGSTMDAAATWVADGAPHGALVTAEAQTAGRGRHGRGWHGTPGANLHLTLVLRPTLPRRRWGLVAIAAGLGVLDGVAAHLLETSDRLALKWPNDVLLDGLKLAGVLVEARGNAALLGIGVNVNEAAFPDALAARATSLRLAGGTDGGEIDRSALLATLLRHLEARLDALDTHSDAVLAAAEHRLTGRGEEATVRAPDGTTLHAGHILGLAPDGGLRLDTGTDEVVVHAGEVTLAGNN encoded by the coding sequence ATGGTCTTAGATCGGCTCGGCGACCACCTCCGAACGCGGCGACTGGGGCACGTAGCGCAGGGCTTTGCGACGCTCGGATCGACGATGGACGCGGCGGCGACGTGGGTGGCAGACGGCGCCCCACACGGCGCGCTTGTGACCGCCGAAGCGCAGACCGCCGGGCGCGGACGCCACGGGCGCGGGTGGCACGGCACGCCGGGAGCGAACCTCCACCTCACGCTCGTGCTGCGGCCAACGCTCCCCCGGCGACGGTGGGGCCTGGTCGCCATCGCCGCTGGCTTGGGCGTGCTCGATGGCGTCGCCGCGCATCTGCTGGAAACCTCGGATCGCCTCGCGCTGAAGTGGCCCAACGACGTGCTGCTCGACGGTCTGAAGCTCGCTGGCGTGCTCGTCGAGGCCCGCGGCAACGCGGCGCTCCTCGGGATCGGCGTCAACGTGAACGAAGCTGCGTTTCCTGACGCGCTCGCCGCGCGCGCGACCTCGCTGCGCCTCGCTGGCGGTACCGACGGCGGCGAGATCGACCGGAGCGCGCTCCTCGCCACGCTCCTGCGGCACCTCGAAGCCCGCCTCGACGCACTCGACACCCACAGCGACGCGGTGCTGGCCGCCGCCGAGCATCGGCTCACCGGACGCGGCGAAGAGGCAACCGTTCGCGCGCCCGACGGCACGACGCTGCACGCGGGGCACATTCTCGGTCTCGCCCCCGACGGCGGCCTCCGGCTCGACACAGGCACCGACGAGGTCGTGGTGCATGCGGGCGAGGTTACGTTGGCGGGCAACAACTGA
- the atpD gene encoding F0F1 ATP synthase subunit beta, producing the protein MSTTGKVLQVIGPVVDVDFQDSTVPEILDALTVDRADADTLVLEVQQHLGESRVRAISMDSTDGLTRGTPVVGTGQAIAMPVGQSIRGRLFNVVGSAIDGLPQPAAEDGRRPIHAEPPAYDELSTGINMLETGIKVVDLVQPIARGGKVGLFGGAGVGKTVLIQELINNIAKAHDGLSVFAGVGERTREGNDLLREMLESGVIKYGDDFMHAMEEGDWDLDKVDMEKLKESQVTLVFGQMNEPPGARARVALSGLTVAEYFRDLGGRDVLMFIDNIFRFTQAGSEVSALLGRMPSAVGYQPTLATEMGQMQERITSTKKGSITSFQAVYVPADDLTDPAPATTFAHLDATTVLSRQISSLGIYPAIDPLDSTSRILDPNILGDEHYNTAQEVKELLQRYKELQDIIAILGMDELSDEDKQVVNRARKAQRYMSQPFFVAEQFTGTPGIYVKIEDTIRGFRMILDGELDKYPEGAFMYKGAIEEVIEAGEKMLAEV; encoded by the coding sequence ATGAGCACGACCGGCAAAGTTCTCCAGGTCATCGGTCCCGTCGTGGACGTGGACTTCCAGGACAGCACCGTCCCCGAGATTCTCGACGCCCTCACCGTGGACCGCGCCGACGCGGACACGCTCGTCCTCGAAGTGCAGCAGCACCTCGGCGAGAGCCGCGTGCGCGCCATCTCGATGGACTCCACCGACGGTCTCACGCGGGGCACCCCGGTCGTGGGCACGGGCCAGGCCATCGCTATGCCTGTGGGCCAGAGCATCCGCGGCCGCCTCTTCAACGTCGTCGGCTCCGCCATCGACGGCCTCCCGCAGCCCGCGGCCGAGGACGGCCGCCGCCCCATCCACGCCGAGCCGCCCGCCTACGACGAACTCTCCACGGGCATCAACATGCTGGAGACGGGCATCAAGGTCGTCGACCTCGTGCAGCCGATCGCCCGTGGTGGTAAGGTCGGCCTCTTCGGTGGTGCCGGTGTGGGCAAGACGGTCCTCATCCAGGAGCTCATCAACAACATCGCCAAGGCCCACGACGGCCTCTCGGTGTTCGCCGGCGTCGGCGAGCGCACGCGCGAGGGCAACGACCTCCTCCGCGAGATGCTAGAGTCGGGCGTCATCAAGTACGGCGACGACTTCATGCACGCCATGGAGGAGGGCGACTGGGACCTCGACAAGGTAGACATGGAGAAGCTCAAGGAGAGCCAGGTGACCCTGGTCTTCGGACAGATGAACGAGCCGCCTGGCGCCCGCGCCCGCGTGGCGCTCTCCGGCCTGACGGTCGCCGAGTACTTCCGCGACCTCGGCGGGCGCGACGTGCTCATGTTCATCGACAACATCTTCCGCTTCACGCAGGCGGGCTCCGAGGTGTCGGCCCTGCTCGGCCGCATGCCGAGCGCCGTGGGCTACCAGCCGACGCTCGCCACGGAGATGGGCCAGATGCAGGAGCGCATCACGTCCACCAAGAAGGGCTCGATCACGTCGTTCCAGGCCGTCTACGTCCCGGCCGACGACCTCACCGACCCGGCCCCGGCGACCACCTTCGCCCACCTCGACGCCACGACGGTGCTCTCCCGCCAGATCTCGTCGCTCGGCATCTACCCGGCCATCGACCCGCTCGACTCCACGTCGCGCATCCTCGACCCCAACATCCTCGGCGACGAGCACTACAACACCGCCCAGGAGGTGAAGGAGTTGCTCCAGCGCTACAAGGAGCTCCAGGACATCATCGCCATCCTCGGCATGGACGAGCTCTCGGACGAGGACAAGCAGGTCGTGAACCGCGCCCGCAAGGCGCAGCGCTACATGAGCCAGCCGTTCTTCGTCGCCGAGCAGTTCACCGGCACGCCGGGCATCTACGTCAAAATCGAGGACACCATCCGCGGCTTCCGCATGATCCTCGACGGCGAGCTCGACAAGTACCCCGAGGGCGCGTTCATGTACAAGGGCGCGATCGAAGAGGTCATCGAGGCCGGCGAGAAGATGCTCGCGGAAGTCTAG
- the atpC gene encoding ATP synthase F1 subunit epsilon, with the protein MSLLVEIVSPDGAAFRGEADRFRAPGVEGAFEILTGHAPMLAATGVGPVYITLAGGEKVVYATSGGFVEVLDNHVIMLAETAEPASEIDVDRARSAEQAAQERLAASTSAEEREAAQAELDKARNALRVGMGQV; encoded by the coding sequence ATGAGTTTGCTCGTAGAGATCGTGTCCCCAGACGGCGCGGCGTTTCGCGGCGAAGCTGACCGCTTCCGCGCGCCGGGCGTCGAGGGCGCGTTCGAGATCCTGACCGGCCACGCGCCGATGCTGGCCGCCACGGGCGTCGGCCCCGTCTACATCACCCTCGCGGGCGGTGAGAAGGTGGTCTACGCCACCAGCGGCGGCTTCGTGGAAGTCCTCGACAACCACGTGATCATGCTCGCCGAGACGGCCGAGCCCGCCTCCGAGATCGACGTGGACCGCGCCCGCTCGGCCGAGCAGGCCGCGCAGGAGCGTCTCGCCGCCAGCACGTCGGCCGAAGAGCGCGAAGCCGCCCAGGCCGAGCTGGACAAGGCCCGCAACGCCCTCCGGGTAGGCATGGGACAGGTCTAG
- a CDS encoding DsbA family protein, translating to MSRPTLLYVYDALCGWCYGFGPVMQRVAETYADTFDFEVLSGGMVRGDRIGPIGEVAGYISHAYKQVEERSGVTFGDAFLNGTMAEGTALFTSIPPSRALTAFKATQPADADGTEQVAFAHALQRAVYYDGLPPAEPSTYAQVATDFGLDGDDFAAKLDDPEVAAQTEAEFALASRLGVQGFPNVFVTTGGQLFRVAPGYVPFEQLDATLQRVVADLVA from the coding sequence ATGTCCCGTCCCACACTGCTCTACGTCTACGACGCCCTCTGCGGGTGGTGCTACGGCTTCGGCCCCGTCATGCAGCGCGTCGCCGAGACCTACGCCGACACGTTCGACTTCGAGGTGCTCTCGGGCGGCATGGTGCGCGGCGACCGGATTGGTCCCATCGGCGAGGTGGCGGGCTACATTTCTCACGCCTACAAGCAGGTCGAGGAGCGCAGCGGCGTCACCTTTGGCGACGCATTCTTGAACGGCACCATGGCCGAGGGTACGGCGCTCTTCACCTCGATCCCGCCGAGCCGCGCGCTCACGGCCTTCAAGGCCACGCAGCCCGCCGATGCCGACGGCACCGAGCAGGTCGCCTTCGCTCACGCGCTCCAGCGGGCGGTCTACTACGACGGCCTACCGCCCGCCGAGCCGTCCACCTATGCGCAGGTCGCCACCGACTTCGGCCTCGACGGGGACGACTTCGCAGCCAAGCTCGACGATCCCGAAGTCGCCGCGCAGACCGAGGCTGAGTTCGCGCTTGCCAGCCGCCTCGGTGTGCAGGGCTTCCCGAACGTTTTCGTCACGACCGGCGGCCAACTCTTCCGCGTCGCGCCCGGCTACGTCCCCTTCGAGCAACTCGACGCCACGCTCCAGCGCGTGGTAGCGGATCTGGTGGCGTGA
- the udk gene encoding uridine kinase, which translates to MSVVIGIAGGSGSGKTTVQRRIVEAFGPRRIALLDHDAYYRDLSHLPPDERAAFNFDHPDALETDLMVQHLDLLRAGETIAKPTYDFTAHTRRAETVGVEPLPVIIVEGILVLAEPDLRARMDIKIFVDAEADVRLIRRLRRDMAERGRSVESVLAQYTHYVRPMHREFVEPSKRHADVIIPRGGRNQVAIDMMVARVQTLLDEDAGS; encoded by the coding sequence ATGTCTGTCGTCATCGGCATCGCGGGGGGCTCGGGGTCGGGCAAGACGACGGTGCAGCGCCGCATCGTGGAGGCCTTCGGGCCGCGCCGCATCGCCCTGCTCGACCACGACGCCTACTACCGCGACCTCAGTCACCTCCCGCCCGACGAGCGCGCCGCGTTCAACTTCGACCACCCCGACGCGCTCGAAACCGACCTCATGGTGCAGCACCTCGACCTGCTGCGCGCAGGCGAGACCATCGCCAAGCCGACCTACGACTTCACCGCACACACGCGCCGCGCCGAGACCGTGGGCGTGGAGCCGCTGCCGGTCATCATCGTCGAGGGCATCCTGGTGCTCGCCGAGCCCGACCTGCGCGCCCGCATGGACATCAAGATTTTCGTAGACGCCGAGGCCGACGTGCGGCTCATCCGCCGCCTCCGCCGCGACATGGCCGAGCGCGGGCGCTCCGTCGAGAGCGTGCTCGCGCAGTACACCCACTACGTCCGCCCGATGCACCGCGAGTTCGTGGAGCCCTCGAAGCGGCACGCCGACGTGATCATCCCGCGCGGCGGTCGGAATCAGGTCGCCATCGACATGATGGTGGCCCGCGTACAGACGCTGCTCGACGAAGACGCAGGTTCGTAG
- a CDS encoding DUF3240 family protein, protein MPKTVSLKLVTVVAEYLLRDKLVKEIGKLGVTGFTVTDAEGQGPRGNRAGVYEGRNVRIEAVCSAEVANRVFQHLVTYYFEHYAVIAWVQTVEVVRGDKYV, encoded by the coding sequence ATGCCCAAGACTGTCTCGCTCAAGCTCGTCACCGTGGTCGCGGAGTATCTGCTGCGCGACAAGCTCGTCAAAGAGATCGGCAAGCTCGGCGTGACGGGCTTCACCGTCACGGACGCGGAAGGTCAGGGACCGCGCGGCAACCGGGCGGGCGTCTACGAAGGCCGCAACGTGCGCATCGAGGCTGTGTGCAGCGCGGAGGTTGCCAACCGCGTGTTCCAGCATCTCGTGACCTACTACTTCGAGCACTACGCCGTCATCGCGTGGGTGCAGACCGTAGAGGTCGTGCGCGGCGACAAGTACGTGTAG
- a CDS encoding type III pantothenate kinase, whose translation MLTASPLHRFTASPPVFLALDLGNSSAKVGLFDAGALPEAEPVCTFSLKSLSAAKLETALSRVDVSPDAIGAAGLCSVVPKQTVRATEAVEAVCGVTPVVVRADAPLPIGMAYETPHTLGADRIAAAAAAHVLHGRDEAGLARPTLVIDAGTAVTMEVVDAAGTYLGGAILPGLRLQRSALARGTAQLPAVPPVAPPSAIGTSTTTALQAGIVLGLIGALDGLLARATDELDRERAGGPVVAGSPVVAGSPVVTGVPVVTGVPVVIATGGSAPLLARHLDRIDVLAPHLVLQGVRLLTAPSS comes from the coding sequence TTGCTCACCGCTTCACCGCTTCACCGCTTCACCGCTTCACCGCCTGTGTTCCTCGCGCTCGACCTCGGCAACTCGTCGGCGAAAGTCGGCCTCTTCGACGCGGGCGCGTTGCCCGAGGCAGAGCCGGTGTGCACGTTCTCGCTCAAGAGCCTCTCGGCAGCTAAGCTCGAAACGGCCCTGTCGCGCGTCGACGTGTCGCCCGACGCCATCGGTGCTGCGGGGCTCTGCTCGGTGGTGCCGAAGCAGACGGTGCGCGCCACGGAGGCCGTCGAGGCGGTGTGCGGCGTGACGCCGGTGGTCGTGCGTGCGGACGCGCCGCTGCCGATCGGCATGGCCTACGAAACCCCGCACACGCTCGGGGCCGACCGCATCGCAGCCGCAGCGGCCGCGCACGTCCTGCATGGCCGCGACGAGGCAGGCCTCGCCCGGCCCACCCTCGTCATTGATGCCGGGACGGCGGTGACCATGGAGGTGGTCGATGCCGCCGGGACGTACCTCGGCGGGGCCATCCTGCCCGGCTTGCGGCTGCAGCGCTCGGCGCTCGCGCGCGGGACGGCGCAACTCCCCGCCGTGCCCCCCGTAGCGCCGCCTTCTGCCATCGGCACCTCGACCACGACGGCTCTGCAAGCCGGGATCGTCCTCGGCCTGATCGGCGCACTCGACGGGCTGCTTGCCCGCGCGACCGACGAGTTGGACCGCGAACGCGCGGGCGGCCCCGTAGTCGCAGGCAGCCCCGTGGTCGCAGGCAGCCCCGTGGTCACAGGTGTTCCTGTGGTCACAGGTGTTCCTGTGGTCATAGCCACGGGCGGCAGCGCACCGCTGCTCGCGCGCCACCTCGATCGCATCGATGTCCTCGCGCCGCACCTCGTCCTGCAGGGCGTTCGCCTGCTGACGGCCCCCTCGTCTTGA
- a CDS encoding carbonic anhydrase family protein, producing the protein MTTLFTRSGAILVCALLLAPVSSAQDAPITQTAETQAALTPAEALQMLKDGNERFRTGNAFERDYSAQKAITSGGQYPYAAVITCLDSRIPVEVVFDQGIGDIFVDRVAGNFVDTEMLGSLEFATAAAGAKVIVVMGHTECGAVKGACDNVELGNLTTTLSHIMPAVYMTTDVEGERASSNPEFVQKVADDNVDLNVENIVQRSEVIEGLVEEGRVLVIGAMYDISNGMVTFHDAKMIDAEDMAAVVE; encoded by the coding sequence ATGACGACGCTATTCACGCGCAGCGGCGCCATCCTGGTCTGCGCCCTGCTCCTCGCCCCGGTCTCCTCTGCGCAGGATGCCCCGATCACGCAGACCGCAGAAACCCAGGCGGCACTCACGCCTGCCGAGGCGCTGCAGATGCTCAAAGACGGCAACGAGCGCTTCCGCACGGGCAATGCCTTCGAGCGCGACTACTCTGCGCAGAAAGCCATCACCTCGGGCGGCCAGTATCCCTACGCCGCAGTCATCACCTGCCTCGACTCCCGCATTCCCGTTGAAGTCGTCTTTGACCAGGGCATCGGCGACATCTTCGTCGACCGTGTGGCTGGCAACTTCGTCGATACCGAGATGCTCGGCAGCCTTGAGTTCGCCACCGCAGCTGCGGGCGCGAAAGTGATCGTGGTCATGGGCCACACCGAGTGCGGGGCCGTCAAGGGTGCCTGCGACAACGTCGAACTCGGCAACCTCACCACCACGCTCAGCCACATCATGCCCGCCGTCTACATGACGACCGACGTCGAGGGCGAGCGTGCCTCCAGCAACCCGGAGTTCGTCCAGAAGGTCGCCGACGACAACGTCGACCTCAACGTCGAGAACATCGTCCAGCGCAGCGAGGTCATCGAAGGCCTCGTTGAGGAAGGCAGGGTCCTCGTGATCGGCGCGATGTACGACATCTCGAACGGCATGGTCACCTTCCACGACGCGAAGATGATCGACGCTGAGGACATGGCCGCTGTGGTGGAGTAA